The following are encoded together in the Raineyella sp. LH-20 genome:
- a CDS encoding MarR family transcriptional regulator, whose protein sequence is MTDPDAPDALRRASREVQHGVIEIARWASRKTTLERLRSLVPDLVITDLWLLLALDEHGAMRPGELAVRQHVDRSTVTPQVRRLVRAGYAVRRPSPDDRRAALIDLTDKGRAVVDHTRLLADHAFSIATADWTAAERAALGELLCRFTGAIEELDAIPIAPPTLD, encoded by the coding sequence ATGACCGACCCTGACGCCCCCGACGCGCTCCGCCGCGCCTCCCGGGAGGTCCAACACGGGGTCATCGAGATCGCGCGCTGGGCCAGCCGCAAGACCACCCTGGAGCGGCTGCGCTCCCTGGTGCCGGACCTGGTGATCACCGACCTGTGGCTGTTGCTGGCCCTCGACGAGCACGGCGCGATGCGCCCCGGCGAGCTGGCCGTCCGCCAGCACGTCGACCGGTCGACCGTCACCCCGCAGGTCCGCCGGCTGGTCCGGGCCGGGTACGCCGTGCGGCGGCCCTCCCCGGACGATCGCCGAGCGGCACTCATCGACCTCACCGACAAGGGCCGGGCGGTGGTGGACCACACCCGGCTGCTCGCCGACCACGCGTTCTCCATCGCGACCGCGGACTGGACGGCCGCGGAACGGGCCGCCCTGGGGGAGCTGCTGTGCCGGTTCACCGGAGCGATCGAGGAACTCGACGCGATCCCGATCGCGCCGCCCACCCTGGACTGA
- a CDS encoding O-acetylhomoserine aminocarboxypropyltransferase/cysteine synthase family protein produces the protein MTYRPETLAIHAGQEQADPTTHARAVPIYQTTSYVFDSAEEAADLFALRKPGNIYGRIMNPTEDIFETRMTALEGGVGALATSAGAAAITYAVLNLVNAGDNIVAAATLYGGTFALFEHTLAQYGIEARFVDPDHPEQLAEHVDDRTRLVFGETLANPKLNVLDLDAWSAAAHALGLPFIVDNTAPSPALCRVFDHGVDVVVHSATKYIGGHGTTLGGVIVDSGNFDWAAHAERFPNLTTGDPAYHGVVWTEAAGNAAYIIRARTVLLRNMGATIAPLHAWLFLQGLETLYLRMEKHSENALAIARHLEQHPDVAWVNYPGLDDSPYKATADRVFTGLGYGGLVSFGLKAGRDAGRTVVEGLDLFSHLANIGDVKSLAIHNASTTHSQLSDEELAAAGVAPEMIRLSIGTEHIDDLIADLDQALAAAR, from the coding sequence ATGACGTACCGTCCCGAAACGCTCGCGATCCACGCCGGGCAGGAGCAAGCTGACCCGACCACCCACGCCAGGGCCGTCCCGATCTACCAGACGACCTCGTACGTGTTCGACTCCGCAGAGGAGGCCGCCGACCTGTTCGCCCTGCGTAAGCCGGGCAACATCTACGGGCGGATCATGAACCCGACCGAGGATATCTTCGAGACCCGGATGACCGCGCTCGAGGGCGGCGTCGGCGCGCTGGCCACCTCGGCAGGCGCGGCGGCCATCACCTACGCAGTGCTCAACCTGGTCAACGCCGGCGACAACATCGTCGCGGCCGCCACTCTCTACGGCGGCACCTTCGCACTGTTCGAGCACACCCTGGCGCAGTACGGCATCGAGGCGCGGTTCGTCGACCCCGACCACCCCGAGCAGCTCGCCGAGCACGTCGACGACCGCACCCGACTGGTCTTCGGTGAGACCCTCGCCAACCCCAAGCTCAACGTCCTCGACCTGGACGCCTGGTCGGCCGCGGCACACGCCCTCGGGCTGCCGTTCATCGTCGACAACACGGCACCCTCGCCGGCGCTGTGCCGCGTCTTCGACCACGGCGTCGACGTCGTGGTGCACTCCGCCACCAAGTACATCGGCGGCCACGGCACCACCCTCGGCGGCGTGATCGTCGACTCGGGCAACTTCGACTGGGCCGCCCACGCCGAGCGGTTCCCCAACCTGACCACCGGTGACCCCGCCTACCACGGGGTGGTGTGGACGGAGGCCGCGGGCAACGCCGCGTACATCATCCGGGCCCGTACGGTCCTGCTGCGCAACATGGGCGCGACCATCGCCCCGCTGCACGCCTGGCTGTTCCTGCAGGGCCTGGAGACCCTCTACCTGCGGATGGAGAAGCACTCCGAGAACGCCCTCGCCATCGCCCGCCACCTGGAGCAGCACCCCGACGTGGCCTGGGTGAACTACCCGGGCCTCGACGACTCGCCGTACAAGGCGACCGCCGATCGGGTCTTCACCGGTCTCGGGTACGGCGGCCTGGTGTCCTTCGGCCTCAAGGCCGGCCGCGACGCCGGTCGCACGGTCGTGGAGGGGCTGGACCTGTTCAGCCACCTGGCCAACATCGGCGACGTGAAGTCGCTGGCCATCCACAACGCCTCGACCACCCACTCGCAGCTGTCCGACGAGGAGCTGGCTGCCGCCGGTGTCGCACCGGAGATGATCCGGCTGTCGATCGGCACCGAGCACATCGACGACCTGATCGCCGACCTGGACCAGGCCCTCGCCGCGGCCCGCTGA
- a CDS encoding NAD-dependent succinate-semialdehyde dehydrogenase yields the protein MSVDAVLAALPHGQFIGGTWRPSEDSFAVLNPATEEVITRVAEATPQDARAALDAACDAARGWADTAPRERAEVLRRTFDLVVERRDLFATCMTMEMGKPLPEAYGEVAYGAEFLRWFSEEAVRIEGRFSIAPSSGQRVLTMKQPVGPVYAITPWNFPLAMGTRKLAPAIAAGCTAVIKPAHETPLTTLLFLQALQDAGLPAGVVNCLTSTHSAAVSEPIITDPRLRKLTFTGSTAVGKILLRQAADHVLKTSMELGGNAPFLVLPSADLDKAVQGALDAKMRNIGEACTAANRMYVHESLAAEFSARLAEKMAALPIGNGLDDGVRVGPLVSPQQLATVTDLLGDAVERGARIVTGGARPEGPGYFLQPTVLTGVPTDARVFREEIFGPVAPIATFATLDEAIALANATEFGLMAYVFGENISEAAYVVERLESGMVGLNSGVISDPAAPFGGVKESGLGREGSHEGIEEYLETKYVGIRL from the coding sequence ATGTCCGTCGATGCAGTGCTCGCTGCTCTCCCCCACGGTCAGTTCATCGGGGGGACGTGGCGCCCGTCGGAGGACTCCTTCGCGGTGCTGAACCCGGCCACTGAGGAGGTGATCACTCGGGTCGCCGAGGCCACGCCGCAGGATGCCCGGGCCGCCCTTGACGCTGCCTGCGACGCCGCCCGCGGCTGGGCCGACACCGCGCCGCGGGAGCGTGCCGAGGTGCTGCGGCGTACGTTCGACCTCGTCGTGGAGCGCCGCGACCTCTTCGCCACCTGCATGACGATGGAGATGGGCAAGCCGCTGCCGGAGGCGTACGGCGAGGTGGCGTACGGGGCGGAGTTCCTGCGCTGGTTCTCCGAGGAGGCGGTCCGGATCGAGGGCCGGTTCTCGATCGCTCCGAGTTCCGGCCAACGGGTGCTCACCATGAAGCAGCCGGTCGGCCCCGTCTACGCCATCACGCCGTGGAACTTCCCGCTGGCGATGGGCACCCGGAAGCTCGCCCCGGCGATCGCCGCCGGCTGCACCGCGGTGATCAAACCCGCCCACGAGACCCCGCTCACCACCCTGCTCTTCCTGCAGGCCCTGCAGGACGCCGGGCTGCCGGCCGGCGTGGTCAACTGCCTCACCTCGACGCATTCGGCCGCCGTCTCCGAGCCGATCATCACCGATCCCCGACTGCGCAAGCTCACCTTCACCGGGTCGACCGCGGTCGGCAAGATCCTGCTCCGCCAGGCCGCCGACCACGTGCTGAAGACCTCGATGGAGCTCGGCGGCAACGCCCCCTTCCTGGTGCTCCCCTCCGCCGACCTCGACAAGGCGGTCCAGGGCGCGCTGGACGCCAAGATGCGCAACATCGGCGAGGCCTGCACCGCGGCGAACCGGATGTACGTGCACGAGTCGCTGGCGGCGGAGTTCAGCGCCCGGCTGGCCGAGAAGATGGCCGCGCTGCCGATCGGCAACGGGCTCGACGACGGCGTACGGGTCGGACCGCTGGTCAGCCCGCAGCAACTGGCCACCGTCACCGACCTGCTCGGCGACGCCGTCGAGCGCGGCGCCCGGATCGTCACCGGCGGCGCCCGTCCGGAGGGGCCCGGCTACTTCCTGCAGCCGACGGTCCTCACCGGCGTCCCGACCGATGCCCGGGTGTTCCGCGAGGAGATCTTCGGCCCGGTCGCACCGATCGCCACCTTCGCCACCCTCGACGAGGCGATCGCTCTGGCCAACGCCACCGAATTCGGCCTGATGGCGTACGTCTTCGGGGAGAACATCAGCGAGGCGGCATACGTCGTGGAGCGGCTCGAGTCCGGCATGGTCGGTCTGAACTCCGGAGTGATCTCCGACCCTGCCGCACCGTTCGGCGGGGTGAAAGAGTCCGGCCTCGGCCGGGAGGGGAGCCACGAGGGGATCGAGGAATACCTCGAGACGAAGTACGTCGGCATCCGGCTCTGA
- a CDS encoding lysophospholipid acyltransferase family protein, whose translation MDLGYRLIVALCRIAFRWLRLRFRITGLHHVPRHGGALLAINHTAHVDFVFAGLGVHRANGRLVRFMAKKSIWQHPVAGAVMRMCRHIPVDRRAGAEGYLLAVEALQAGRLVGIYPEATMSRSFEIRALKTGAVRMARETGCPIIPTIVWGAQRIWTKDHPRDFSRSAIPVHIAFGTPIQVRPGDDIGVTSRELRRAMSRLLDEVIAGYPAMTGDDLAYLPRRWGGTAPTPAEAYDRDRADMTRTRDEWTR comes from the coding sequence ATGGACCTCGGCTACCGCCTGATCGTCGCGCTGTGTCGGATCGCGTTCCGCTGGCTGCGCCTCCGCTTCCGGATCACCGGCCTGCACCACGTGCCCCGGCACGGCGGCGCACTGCTCGCCATCAACCACACCGCGCACGTCGACTTCGTCTTCGCCGGACTCGGTGTGCACCGGGCCAACGGGCGGCTGGTCCGGTTCATGGCCAAGAAGTCGATCTGGCAGCATCCCGTCGCCGGCGCGGTGATGCGGATGTGCCGCCACATCCCGGTCGACCGCCGGGCCGGCGCCGAGGGCTATCTGCTGGCGGTGGAGGCGCTGCAGGCCGGCCGGCTGGTCGGGATCTATCCCGAGGCGACGATGTCGCGGTCGTTCGAGATCCGGGCGTTGAAGACCGGCGCGGTGCGGATGGCCCGGGAGACCGGCTGCCCGATCATCCCGACCATCGTCTGGGGCGCCCAGCGGATCTGGACCAAGGACCACCCGCGGGACTTCTCCCGCTCCGCGATCCCGGTGCACATCGCCTTCGGCACCCCGATCCAGGTACGTCCCGGTGACGACATCGGCGTCACCTCACGCGAGCTGCGACGGGCGATGTCCCGGCTGCTCGACGAGGTGATCGCCGGCTACCCGGCGATGACAGGCGACGACCTGGCGTACCTGCCGCGACGCTGGGGTGGCACGGCGCCGACACCCGCCGAGGCGTACGACCGGGACCGGGCCGACATGACCCGGACCCGCGACGAGTGGACCCGATGA
- a CDS encoding MBL fold metallo-hydrolase, giving the protein MEIIRLGHATLLVEIAGTRVLLDPGNFTDGWEEVEGLDAVVVTHRHADHLDLSRMPALLERNPGVRVLLEPETHRASGLEQAEPFAPGQVETLGGLILEAVGGEHAVIHRDIPRVGNVGVVLAAEGEPRLFHPGDSLSEVPPGIDVMAVPAYGPWAALEQTIDWARAVGAPTSFFIHDGLLNDRGRRLIRDRINAMVDTDLRPWTQHVLRY; this is encoded by the coding sequence ATGGAGATCATCCGATTGGGCCATGCCACGCTGCTGGTCGAGATCGCGGGCACCCGGGTGCTGCTCGACCCCGGCAACTTCACCGACGGCTGGGAAGAGGTCGAAGGTCTCGACGCGGTGGTCGTCACCCACCGCCACGCCGACCATCTCGACCTGTCCCGGATGCCGGCGCTGCTCGAGCGCAACCCGGGCGTACGTGTCCTGCTCGAGCCGGAGACCCACCGGGCGAGCGGGCTGGAGCAGGCGGAGCCGTTCGCCCCCGGTCAGGTCGAGACGCTCGGTGGGCTGATCCTCGAGGCGGTCGGTGGGGAGCACGCGGTGATCCACCGCGACATCCCGCGGGTCGGCAACGTCGGCGTGGTGCTCGCCGCGGAAGGGGAGCCGCGGCTGTTCCATCCCGGTGACTCGCTGAGCGAGGTGCCGCCGGGTATCGATGTGATGGCGGTGCCGGCGTACGGGCCGTGGGCCGCGCTCGAGCAGACCATCGACTGGGCCCGCGCGGTCGGTGCCCCGACGTCGTTCTTCATCCACGACGGTCTGCTCAACGACCGGGGTCGCCGGCTGATCCGCGACCGGATCAACGCGATGGTCGACACCGACCTGCGACCGTGGACCCAGCACGTGCTGCGCTACTGA
- a CDS encoding ATP-binding cassette domain-containing protein: protein MTSEQPVIRARDLLLESTRGVVYGPVDLDVTAGQLLGLVSPEGGGRTSLLLTLAGRMRFGSGSLEVFGHPLPRGTGMVQRHSALANFADIDELDDGLTPREILTERAGLLTPLWRRVPRWQDPAILASLQQVFGERPIPDPDCHVWELTALDTTLLQIAIALLGSPRLLVVDDIDALHDPADQLAVWRTLQRLTDGPDGTEETDGGVRLTVIASAAAPDLVPPEVAWVDPAGRPAHALVPASIQED from the coding sequence GTGACCTCAGAACAGCCCGTGATCCGGGCCCGCGACCTGCTGCTCGAATCGACCCGTGGCGTCGTCTACGGCCCGGTCGACCTCGATGTCACCGCGGGACAGCTGCTCGGACTGGTCAGTCCGGAAGGCGGCGGGCGGACCAGTCTGCTGCTCACCCTGGCGGGGCGGATGCGCTTCGGTTCCGGGTCCCTGGAAGTGTTCGGCCATCCGCTGCCGCGCGGAACCGGGATGGTGCAGCGGCACAGCGCGCTGGCGAACTTCGCCGACATCGACGAACTCGACGACGGCCTCACCCCGCGGGAGATCCTCACCGAGCGGGCCGGGCTGCTCACCCCACTGTGGCGGCGGGTGCCGCGCTGGCAGGATCCGGCGATCCTCGCGTCCCTGCAGCAGGTCTTCGGCGAGCGGCCGATCCCCGATCCCGACTGCCACGTCTGGGAGCTCACTGCCCTCGACACGACGCTGCTGCAGATCGCGATCGCCCTGCTGGGTTCCCCCCGCCTGCTCGTCGTCGACGACATCGACGCCCTGCACGATCCGGCCGACCAGCTCGCCGTGTGGCGCACCCTGCAGCGACTGACCGACGGACCCGACGGGACGGAGGAGACGGACGGGGGCGTACGCCTCACCGTGATCGCCTCAGCCGCCGCCCCCGACCTGGTGCCGCCCGAGGTCGCCTGGGTCGATCCCGCCGGTCGTCCCGCCCACGCACTCGTCCCCGCCTCGATCCAGGAGGACTGA
- a CDS encoding YhgE/Pip domain-containing protein codes for MLRYFRIGTELRRFSRSRMQRLAIVAACLIPLLYGALYLWAFWNPTGHLDRVPVAIVNEDAGATADGTTVHAGTDLTDQLLDKGTLKWQRTDARTAHEGLVSGQYYATLTIPADFSRAVTTAGTDAPVPAPLQVQYNDANGYTTRTILSTVMNEVRTAASDSIGAQMVDKLLIGTSDIRGGLVTAADGATQLTDGADQAHTGAATLDDGLAQLDTGAGQLVPGADAAASGAHQLATGTGQLADGSSQVAAGANQLSAGADTLATGADAAHQGAQQLATGLDTLTAQTKDLPAATKKLADGSAQVAAGDKQIADTAGLAAGQIATATTDLRAALGTLPADDPQVQKAYAALNRIDAKTATLNTQVQQLSDGAQQVAAGNAQLAASAPALADGIAAADQGAGTLATGTGQVADGARTLSTGATSVAQGAGQVHDGAVQAHDGATTLADGLDTLATGAHSLADGLRSAHHGSTTLASGLADLAGGAHRLGDGLTSAVDQIPSMDHDTQQANADTISAPVSLDSAWVHQAEANGEGFAPYFMGLALYVGVLITWMLLRPISDRSLAAPVPALRVVLASWLPGAVVAVVQVALLLGVLVFALGLRLSHPLAAIGFTLLVGLTFLTLQQTINVLLGPAVGRVVVLVLLMLQLTSAGGTYPALTSPPFFQAIHPWLPMTHVVDGLREAITGDLGLQFHTAVAYLVVVIALSLAASTWSAVRRRVWTVQRLHPEVTI; via the coding sequence ATGCTCCGCTACTTCCGCATCGGCACCGAACTGCGCCGCTTCTCCCGCAGCCGGATGCAACGGCTCGCGATCGTTGCCGCCTGCCTCATCCCGCTGCTCTACGGCGCGCTCTACCTGTGGGCCTTCTGGAACCCGACCGGCCACCTCGACCGGGTCCCGGTGGCGATCGTGAACGAGGATGCCGGGGCCACCGCCGACGGCACCACCGTCCACGCCGGCACGGACCTGACCGACCAACTGCTCGACAAGGGCACCCTGAAATGGCAGCGCACCGACGCCCGGACCGCGCACGAGGGCCTGGTCAGCGGGCAGTACTACGCCACACTGACGATCCCCGCCGACTTCTCCCGGGCGGTCACCACCGCCGGCACCGACGCACCGGTGCCGGCGCCGCTCCAGGTGCAGTACAACGACGCCAACGGCTACACCACCCGCACCATCCTGTCCACGGTGATGAACGAGGTGCGCACCGCCGCCTCCGACTCCATCGGTGCGCAGATGGTCGACAAGCTGCTGATCGGCACCTCCGACATCCGCGGCGGCCTGGTGACAGCTGCCGACGGAGCCACCCAGCTCACCGACGGCGCCGACCAGGCCCACACCGGTGCCGCCACCCTCGACGACGGCCTGGCCCAGCTCGACACCGGCGCCGGGCAGCTGGTCCCCGGCGCCGACGCGGCAGCCTCCGGCGCCCACCAGCTCGCGACCGGAACCGGCCAGCTGGCCGACGGCTCCAGCCAGGTCGCCGCCGGGGCGAATCAGCTCTCCGCCGGTGCCGACACCCTCGCCACCGGCGCCGACGCCGCTCACCAAGGCGCGCAGCAGCTCGCCACCGGCCTGGACACCCTCACCGCGCAGACCAAGGACCTGCCCGCCGCGACGAAGAAGCTGGCCGACGGCTCCGCCCAGGTCGCCGCCGGCGACAAGCAGATCGCCGACACCGCAGGCCTCGCCGCCGGACAGATCGCCACCGCCACCACCGATCTGCGCGCCGCCCTCGGCACCCTGCCTGCCGACGATCCGCAGGTCCAGAAGGCGTACGCCGCCCTGAACCGGATCGACGCGAAGACGGCCACCCTCAACACCCAGGTACAGCAGCTGTCCGACGGGGCCCAGCAGGTCGCCGCCGGCAACGCCCAGCTGGCCGCCTCGGCCCCCGCCCTGGCCGACGGCATCGCCGCGGCGGACCAAGGCGCCGGCACCCTGGCGACCGGCACCGGGCAGGTCGCCGACGGGGCACGTACGCTCAGCACCGGCGCCACCTCGGTCGCCCAGGGCGCCGGACAGGTGCATGACGGCGCCGTCCAGGCCCACGACGGGGCGACCACCCTGGCGGACGGCCTCGACACCCTCGCCACCGGCGCCCACTCGTTGGCCGACGGCCTGCGCAGTGCGCACCACGGCTCGACCACCCTCGCCTCCGGACTGGCCGACCTCGCCGGCGGCGCCCACCGCCTCGGCGACGGGCTGACGAGCGCCGTCGACCAGATCCCGTCGATGGACCACGACACCCAGCAGGCCAATGCCGACACGATCAGCGCCCCGGTCTCCCTGGACTCGGCCTGGGTGCACCAGGCGGAGGCCAACGGTGAGGGCTTCGCCCCGTACTTCATGGGCCTGGCCCTCTACGTCGGGGTGCTGATCACCTGGATGCTGCTGCGCCCGATCTCCGACCGGTCGCTCGCCGCCCCGGTGCCGGCGCTGCGGGTCGTGCTGGCCAGCTGGCTGCCGGGTGCCGTCGTCGCCGTCGTCCAGGTCGCCCTGCTGCTCGGCGTGCTGGTGTTCGCCCTCGGCCTGCGCCTGAGCCACCCGCTCGCAGCGATCGGCTTCACCCTGCTGGTCGGGCTCACCTTCCTCACCCTGCAACAGACGATCAACGTGCTGCTCGGACCGGCCGTCGGCCGGGTCGTGGTGCTGGTGCTGCTGATGCTGCAGCTCACCTCGGCCGGCGGCACCTACCCCGCCCTCACCAGCCCGCCGTTCTTCCAGGCCATCCATCCGTGGCTGCCGATGACGCATGTCGTGGACGGGCTGCGCGAGGCGATCACCGGAGACCTCGGGCTGCAGTTCCACACCGCAGTGGCCTACCTTGTTGTGGTGATCGCCCTGAGCCTCGCGGCGAGCACGTGGTCGGCCGTACGGCGCCGCGTGTGGACGGTCCAGCGACTTCACCCGGAGGTGACGATCTGA
- a CDS encoding TetR/AcrR family transcriptional regulator produces MSTTGPGKGARADGRTARRVATRERVIAAGLELFAERGYSATSVDDIAERARVSKGTVFYNFGSKPVLGSVVVRESADRIAAVAEAARAPYEGWEALSAIVLALLRAFDTDPATCQVLLTELFRNERPWHTDLPAARAALIAPVVAVIRGVHEQRYAAGRTQTRPDPEHFEMIAMAILGALVFSALDRATFHPQRSIEDVQNALMVTISGLGV; encoded by the coding sequence ATGTCCACGACAGGCCCCGGCAAGGGTGCCAGGGCCGACGGGCGGACGGCCCGGCGTGTCGCGACCCGGGAACGGGTGATCGCGGCAGGGCTCGAACTGTTCGCCGAGCGCGGCTACAGCGCCACCTCGGTGGACGACATCGCCGAACGTGCCCGGGTCAGCAAGGGCACGGTGTTCTACAACTTCGGCTCCAAGCCCGTCCTGGGCTCGGTGGTCGTCCGCGAATCCGCCGACCGGATCGCGGCGGTCGCCGAGGCCGCCAGGGCACCGTACGAGGGCTGGGAGGCGTTGAGTGCGATCGTGCTGGCACTGCTGCGCGCCTTCGACACCGATCCGGCGACCTGCCAGGTGCTGCTCACCGAGCTGTTCCGCAACGAGCGGCCCTGGCACACCGACTTGCCGGCCGCCCGCGCCGCGTTGATCGCGCCGGTGGTGGCGGTGATCCGCGGGGTGCACGAGCAGCGCTACGCCGCGGGGCGTACGCAGACCCGGCCCGACCCCGAGCACTTCGAGATGATCGCCATGGCGATCCTCGGGGCGCTGGTGTTCTCCGCCCTGGACCGGGCGACGTTCCACCCGCAGCGCAGCATCGAGGACGTGCAGAACGCCCTGATGGTGACGATCAGCGGTCTGGGCGTGTAA
- a CDS encoding DUF2207 domain-containing protein, with protein sequence MARSSRSSHRFLSSLRVGLLALAALALAFLTPALVPAASAPARAADTPSIRRMDVTAVAEREQGTMHVTQDFDMEFFGSGNHGPYVTLVTRQAVAGDPDHWRVLRYGNIRATSPTGAPAQVETEQDSGLLKIRVGDPDRTVRGTQRYVLTYDVAGVVNPDATGGNGDEIYWNVIGTGWESPMDRVSVTLQGPVAVTGTACYAGSRGGSGSCGGSTSSGERAVFTQDHLAPGDGLTVVAQWPIGTFVDAAPLYAKRFTAANTMTLAPGPLGVGAGTLLLGGLVAALTFRRRGRDQAYVGLTPGLRPAPGQESSVGPRRPEPVTVRFTPPDDASPGQIGTLIDGRAGRNDVVAGIVDLAVRGQLRIEEIPPEVDEDAGALAKAFAQSKDKFTDWRLVRLRADAVDLPPHLATLQDELFAKQDAPELRHDLGTRIAAIMQKEQSALNREMTGRGWYRVRPDLQRAGWMLVGLLLLLAGIALGIALGATIGWGWVGAGPAVLGIGVFVLGFSVSARTADGSAVLAQAEGFKEYLMTAEADQIRVEEDHDIFSRYLPWAIAFGAESHWVGVFREMVAAGRPVAEPLWYHTWTGASVFAADNAFFGAPGSFMDAASSAGAWSASAGAGGMSGMSGGSVGGGVGGGGGGGW encoded by the coding sequence ATGGCACGGTCGTCGCGGTCCTCGCACCGCTTCCTGTCCTCCTTGCGGGTCGGCTTGCTCGCCCTCGCGGCTCTGGCCCTCGCTTTCTTGACTCCAGCACTCGTCCCCGCCGCGTCGGCACCCGCTCGGGCCGCGGACACCCCCTCGATCCGCCGGATGGACGTCACCGCGGTCGCCGAGCGGGAGCAGGGGACGATGCACGTCACCCAGGACTTCGACATGGAGTTCTTCGGCTCCGGCAACCACGGCCCGTACGTCACTCTGGTCACCCGTCAGGCGGTCGCCGGCGACCCCGACCACTGGCGGGTGTTGAGGTACGGCAACATCCGCGCCACCAGCCCCACCGGCGCGCCGGCCCAGGTGGAGACCGAGCAGGACTCCGGCCTGTTGAAGATCCGGGTGGGTGATCCCGACCGTACGGTCCGCGGCACCCAGCGCTACGTCCTGACGTACGACGTCGCCGGCGTGGTGAATCCCGACGCGACGGGCGGCAACGGCGACGAGATCTACTGGAACGTCATCGGCACCGGCTGGGAGAGCCCGATGGATCGGGTGAGCGTCACCCTCCAGGGTCCGGTCGCCGTCACCGGCACCGCCTGCTATGCGGGGTCACGCGGCGGCTCCGGCAGCTGCGGCGGGTCCACCTCCAGCGGGGAGCGGGCGGTCTTCACCCAGGACCACCTCGCCCCGGGCGATGGGTTGACCGTGGTGGCGCAGTGGCCGATCGGCACGTTCGTCGATGCTGCCCCGCTCTACGCGAAGCGGTTCACCGCGGCCAACACGATGACCCTCGCCCCCGGGCCGCTCGGCGTCGGCGCCGGCACCCTGCTGCTCGGCGGACTGGTCGCTGCCCTGACTTTCCGGCGGCGCGGTCGGGATCAGGCCTATGTCGGTCTCACCCCTGGGCTGCGCCCGGCGCCCGGTCAGGAGAGCTCGGTCGGTCCGCGGCGGCCGGAGCCGGTGACCGTACGTTTCACCCCGCCCGACGATGCCAGTCCCGGGCAGATCGGCACGCTGATCGATGGCCGGGCCGGTCGCAACGACGTGGTGGCCGGGATCGTCGACCTCGCTGTCCGTGGGCAGCTGCGGATCGAGGAGATCCCGCCGGAGGTGGACGAGGACGCCGGGGCATTGGCGAAGGCGTTCGCGCAGAGCAAAGACAAGTTCACCGACTGGCGGCTGGTCCGGCTCCGTGCGGACGCCGTGGATCTCCCGCCCCACCTGGCGACCCTGCAGGATGAGTTGTTCGCCAAGCAGGATGCTCCCGAACTGCGCCACGATCTCGGCACCCGGATCGCCGCGATCATGCAGAAGGAACAGTCCGCGCTGAACCGGGAGATGACCGGTCGCGGCTGGTACCGGGTCCGTCCCGACCTGCAGCGCGCCGGGTGGATGCTGGTCGGTCTGCTGCTCCTCCTCGCCGGCATCGCCCTCGGCATCGCGCTGGGCGCCACGATCGGCTGGGGGTGGGTCGGTGCCGGGCCGGCGGTCCTGGGGATCGGCGTCTTCGTCCTCGGCTTCTCCGTCTCGGCCCGTACGGCCGACGGCAGCGCGGTGCTCGCCCAGGCGGAGGGGTTCAAGGAGTACCTGATGACCGCCGAGGCCGACCAGATCCGGGTCGAGGAGGACCACGACATCTTCTCCCGTTACCTGCCGTGGGCGATCGCCTTCGGTGCCGAGTCCCACTGGGTCGGCGTGTTCCGCGAGATGGTCGCCGCCGGGCGCCCGGTGGCCGAGCCGCTGTGGTATCACACCTGGACCGGCGCCTCGGTCTTCGCCGCCGACAACGCGTTCTTCGGGGCTCCGGGGTCCTTCATGGACGCTGCGTCCAGCGCCGGCGCCTGGTCGGCCTCGGCGGGCGCCGGCGGGATGTCCGGGATGAGCGGCGGCTCGGTGGGCGGCGGCGTCGGCGGGGGCGGTGGCGGCGGCTGGTGA